A single window of Fusobacterium perfoetens DNA harbors:
- the rfaE1 gene encoding D-glycero-beta-D-manno-heptose-7-phosphate kinase — MNKERLLEIISNFRKVNVAVIGDLMIDDYIIGSVERISPEAPVPVVSVKEERFVLGGAGNVINNLATLGVKTYCYGVIGDDIDGDRLKKSLKLLGVNTDGLIRSEDRPTIVKRRILGGNQQLLRIDWEDPTNINGILEETILSNLRKNIDNIDAIILSDYDKGVLTERVAKEAIKIARKYGKIVTVDPKPSNIMNYVKASSMTPNKKEALECAKLPKGTDIDVVGTTIREKLQLDNLLLTRSEEGVSLYDENGVANIPTFAKEVYDVTGAGDTVISVYTLAKAAGASWTEAARIANTAAGVVVGKIGTSTATKEEIVDFYNDIYKEWN; from the coding sequence ATGAATAAAGAGAGACTGTTGGAAATAATTTCAAATTTTAGAAAAGTAAATGTGGCTGTTATCGGAGATTTGATGATTGATGACTATATAATAGGAAGTGTAGAAAGAATATCTCCTGAAGCTCCAGTGCCTGTTGTTTCTGTAAAAGAAGAAAGATTTGTTTTAGGAGGAGCAGGAAATGTAATCAATAACCTAGCTACTTTAGGTGTAAAAACTTATTGTTATGGAGTAATTGGTGATGATATTGATGGAGACAGACTTAAAAAATCTTTAAAACTTTTAGGAGTAAATACAGACGGACTTATAAGAAGTGAAGACAGACCTACAATAGTAAAAAGAAGAATACTTGGTGGAAATCAACAGCTTCTTAGAATAGACTGGGAAGATCCTACAAATATAAATGGAATTCTTGAAGAAACTATTTTAAGTAATTTAAGAAAAAATATAGATAATATAGATGCCATAATTCTTTCTGATTATGATAAAGGAGTTCTTACAGAAAGAGTGGCTAAAGAAGCTATAAAAATAGCAAGAAAATATGGAAAAATAGTAACAGTAGATCCAAAGCCTTCAAATATTATGAACTATGTAAAAGCTTCTTCAATGACTCCTAATAAAAAAGAAGCTCTTGAATGTGCAAAACTTCCTAAAGGAACAGATATAGATGTTGTAGGAACAACAATAAGAGAAAAATTACAGCTTGATAATCTTCTTTTAACAAGAAGTGAAGAGGGAGTAAGTCTTTACGATGAAAATGGAGTTGCAAATATTCCAACTTTTGCCAAAGAAGTTTATGATGTTACAGGTGCAGGGGATACTGTAATATCTGTTTATACTCTTGCAAAAGCAGCTGGAGCAAGCTGGACAGAAGCAGCAAGAATAGCAAATACAGCAGCAGGAGTTGTAGTTGGAAAAATAGGAACATCAACAGCAACAAAAGAAGAAATAGTAGATTTCTATAATGATATATATAAGGAATGGAACTAA